One part of the Sarcophilus harrisii chromosome 5, mSarHar1.11, whole genome shotgun sequence genome encodes these proteins:
- the LOC116419529 gene encoding cuticle collagen 13-like — protein sequence MEENRRIFSSVSVTRRGVPQPQEPIWGSREREGGIGGIREGFREHEGASPAEAPSHFARAAGLSFSRPGAQGRAEGSGAGVLQPGGATPAGGSASDAEQDGVGSLRNLKGPGTDLVLLGAAKYPGEESLLLLFPSPRGSERRLGGWVFQGGDGRAADSLEVFPPGPPACPLPASPTGLHPLQTDGAGGENGERPLRTRGRGSQPSSGAVASGRKRRTPRRWGRTRVGGSGPEERSPLAGAASGAGPLPRRTGVRRGGGGASRSPGPRRRFPGAVPGGRLCRFHSRQGEKDTGGA from the exons atggaagaaaacagaaggatTTTTAGCAGCGTGTCAGTTACCCGAAG aGGGGTCCCGCAGCCCCAGGAGCCGATTTGGGGAAGCCGGGAGAGGGAAGGTGGGATTGGTGGCATCCGAGAGGGATTTCGAG AGCACGAGGGTGCCTCGCCTGCCGAAGCCCCTTCGCACTTTGCCCGGGCAGCCGGGCTCTCTTTCAGCCGTCCCGGCGCGCAGGGGCGGGCGGAGGGCTCCGGGGCTGGAGTTTTGCAGCCCGGGGGGGCCACGCCAGCCGGCGGCAGCGCTTCGGATGCTGAGCAG GACGGTGTGGGAAGTTTGCGAAACCTTAAGGGACCAGGGACGGACCTTGTTCTCCTCGGGGCTGCCAAGTATCCGGGAGAAGAgagcctcctcctcctctttcccagcCCGCGGGGATCGGAGCGAAGACTAGGTGGGTGGGTGTTCCAGGGCGGGGATGGGAGGGCTGCTGACAGCTTGGAAGTCTTCCCTCCGGGTCCGCCTGCCTGCCCACTCCCGGCTTCTCCCACCGGCCTCCATCCTTTACAAACGGACGGAGCCGGGGGCGAGAACGGAGAGCGCCCACTGCGCACACGCGGGCGGGGGTCCCAGCCCTCTTCAGGAGCGGTTGCGTCAGGGAGGAAGCGACGGACCCCTCGGAGGTGGGGAAGGACGCGCGTGGGGGGGAGCGGGCCAGAGGAACGGAGCCCGCTGGCCGGGGCCGCATCCGGGGCCGGGCCGCTCCCACGCAGGACGGGGGTGCGCCGTGGGGGCGGAGGCGCGTCCCGGAGCCCCGGCCCCCGGCGGCGGTTTCCGGGCGCGGTCCCCGGGGGCAGACTCTGCCGCTTCCATTCCCGGCAGGGAGAAAAGGACACGGGCGGAGCTTGA